A region of the Vidua macroura isolate BioBank_ID:100142 chromosome 16, ASM2450914v1, whole genome shotgun sequence genome:
TAATGAATGGGCAGGTGTGCTGCTGCCCCCAGTGTTTCAGCATTTTCCAGGATTCACTGAgatggggctgggctgcctCTGAAGGGCTGAAACAATAAATGGTAGAAACAATCTGCTTACAACCTGATGACAGTGGAGGGTGCACCCTCTCCAGGTGACAGAGTGTTTTTGGGAGCAGTGGGCAGTTGTCATTATTAATGACTGTGTCTTAATTTAATCAGGACCATCCTGTAATGCAAGACAGATGGACAAGACCAAGAATGTCTGACACATGAATTCTTAATTCTCTCCCTGCATTCTAAAACATGAAGAGGAAGAATTACATCCTTTTGTAAAACACTAAGCTTACCTTCAGCTCTTAAATAGATGTTTAGTCTTCTCTTGCCAAGGTTATTCAAAGCTGCCTTAGGCATGTTTGGATTAGGCAGGGAGGAAATAAAGCCACTGCTTCTGCAGTCTTAAAATGAGATTTGAAAGATGTGGGGTTTAGCAttattaccttttatttttccagtgtattGGAATCCCAGAGTTCTCTACAGCAAGAGAAAACTTCCAGCAAAGTCTTCTCTGCAGCAGTTATTTTTTTGGGCTGAGGAGTCAATCAAAGTTGAGGTAAGAATTTGAAACCCCACACATCTGAGCTGGCCTCACCTTCCAAGCCAATGGCAGCTTGGAGCTGTAATTGTCTGGAAAACAGGGATCAGGAGctgagtgctgtgctctggtttGGCTCCTCAGGGCAGGATGTCGGAGCTGAGCGACGAGGCCAGCGAGTCGGAGCTGCTGAGCCGCAGCCTCTCCATGTGGCACGGCGTGGGGCCCGTGCTGTGCCGGGAGGAGCTGGACGTGCCCCTGGACCTGCACACGGCCTCCTCCGTCGGGCAGTACCAAGTGGTGCAGGAGTGCATCCAGCGGTGAGAGGGGCTGGGTGGGGCACGGCTGGCTGCCACCTGCTGCAGGCGTGGTTGTCACCGGTGCCACACTGGTTGGGGCAACAGGAACACATCACTGGGACTGCTTTCTTGGCACAAAGCATCCAGGGGCAAATCTACTAATAAAAATTACCTCCTTAGTGTTTTAGTAGGAGGTGTGTCCCcgccatggcaggggggtggaatgaggTGGTTTTAAGGGCCCTTCTATCCCAAAGCATTCCGTGATTCTGCGATCTGGGGGAGGTTGTGCTGGAGCTGGTAGAAATTCCCATGCAGGCTTCAGTGCTGGATGACAACAAGAGTCTGCAGAAGCCAGCTGTGGtccacagctccagcacagtAGTTCGTGTgacttctttcttctgtttcttagTGGAGACCTGGATTTGAACCAGAGGAACTGTGGGGGCTGGACCCCACTCATGTACGCTTCCTACATTGGCCACGACAACATCGTGCACttgctgctggaagcaggagTGAACGTGAACATCCCCACCCCAGAAGGCCAGACTCCCCTCATGCTGGCCTCCAGCTGTGGCAATGAGAGTGTTGCTTACTTCCTTCTACAGGTGTGTATCCCATAAAACACAGGTAAAGCCACAGCACGTGGTTTAAATGCTCAGGGTGTGATTATCCGCAAGTGCCGCTTTGTGTTCTGTTGTGAGGTCTGCTTTGTGGTGAGATTTAATTTAAACTCTTGGTGTCCCGGCATAAAGAGGCAGTGGCTGAAagcctgagcagagcagatgcAGTAAGGAATATTGTCTGTTCTCTTGCAGCaaggggcagagctggagatgaAGGACATCCATGGCTGGACTGCCTTGTTCCACTGCACCAGCGCTGGGCATCAGCAGATGGTCAAGTTCTTACTGGAGAATGGGGCAAATGCCAACTGCAAGTAAGGAGGAATCTGTCATTTTATTGTCATTTCGTTGTCATTTGTCATTCAATATGAAGACAACAGATGGCAGATGAACACACTCCAACAGACAGCTGCTTTTGTCTTCCCCCTGTACCTCAGGATGTGGCACAGCTAAtacagggacaggtgacatgCAAACTGAATTGAAGTCTGCCCATGCTGTCACTGTTTATTAAACTAAGATCAAGGGAAATTAGATTTACTGTTTGTTTAATTATCAGCTAAACACTGACACCTTCTGAACTCAGGTGCACTTCATAAGtctttttattgatttttttatatactcAGAGTTGAGGTTGGTTTTTGAAGTGTGCCCTGCATTCCCATGCCTTGGGGACCACCACACATTTATGCACATGGAATTGCATGAGGGCAACAAGAGGTTCTTACTTTATTAGCTCCTGCAAAACTGATTTGGGCTCTTAAAGGCAGATTGCAGCTGGAAGAGTAATCTGTTGCTGGGCAGCCAGTTTAGGAGCACTGAATCTCTACAGGGAATTAATTCTACAACAGGACAGCCAGTACATCACAGAGTCTGTGATCAGCAAAGGTTGAGGGGTGGAAATGCTCTGTTAGGGAATGGCTAAACTTTGGCTATGTTTATACCAGTCCACGTGTGTGTTCTCTCCCCAGGGAGCCAGTGTATGGATACACACCTCTGATGgaagcagctgcttctggcCATGAGATAATTGTTCAGTACCTTCTCAATCATGTAAGTGTCCTGGCAGTTCTCTGTGTAGCTGAAAGTCTGGTTCCAGCCCTCAGGGGAACTACCACAAATTTGACACCATGCTTTTTTTGACAGTGTTGTGCTTGCTCCTTGATGACAGTCACCTCTGAAGTCCCAGACTTTCAGGACTGTTTTCAAAGCATCTGCTTTCTGCAGGGTGGTACCATGATTTTACACTGGCCTTGCAGGAATAGGAGTGAGGTCTGACTGCCCAGATATAACTGAATAATGACTGAATTAGAAAACAACTGAAGCTGTAATTTTTCTATTGTGTTTACAGGCTTGCATGCTCAGGCTACTGGACATCTGCATCCAAAAGCTTATGAGCATGCAGGGCTCTTACACAGTTTGGTTTAAATCCCATTTGACTGGTCCAGCTTACTGCCAGAAGGAGGCAGCAATGCAAAACACTTCAGATCAAACAAACCTGTTCCCAGTGGCAATGCACAAGAGCCCTGGGCTATTTGGCATTCAGGAATTGGAGAGACTGGAGATAACTAGAAAGGCATTCAGGGTATTAGTGCACCTTGAACTATCTGTCAAAGGTGAGCCTGTATTGCTGATGGAGCTAAGAcaatttggggtggttttttttaatatacatatatattttttacacTGCCCTCTGATGTGTGCCCTTAACTAGGTATTTTTTCTGCAGGGAGTGAAGGCAGATGTCAGAGATAACACTGGAGCCACAGCACGGACCCTGGCCATGAAGTACGGCCACACCAAGATTGTGGGGCTGATAGATTTGCATGCAGCCCCAGTGCCCAAGGTCTTCTGCAGAGGTCCAGGTAACAGATATTTGACCTTGTTCATTTTAAGATGGAACCTGAAGTGAGGTGTTTGATAGTTTGAAAGTATGTTATACTGTGTAGATGGGGTAGTGCTACCTGGTCTGTCCTGGAAATTCCAGCATTTCTGAGGATGGAAGAGGCAACAAATCCAACAGCTCTTGTCTGCTGGCCCCTTTCTGACCTAGGTTAGCTGTTTCACCCTCACTCttcaacatttctctttttctttccactgcaCTTATAGGACCAGTAACAAGTAAAACAGGCAAATGACTTCCTGTGCTGCTAACAACCTGTGTTTGAACTGCAGGCAACTATGAGGAGCTGAGTTCTTCAGATGAATCATATTCTGCTCCCCAGAGACAGAGACCTGCTCGTAGGACCAAAGGTCCCAGCATCCATGAGGGGCCCCAGGCCTTGGCCAAGATCACAGCAATTGGCATGGGGACATGGAAGCAGTCTTGCTATGGTGAGGAGAGTTGGGAGCCTGAGGGACAGTCCCCTGAGACCTCAACTGCactgcagctgttcctgctatccatttttaatttgttgggATTCATGTGTGGTTTGTACAGAACAAAGATAGCTTTGTATGAAGGTGTTCACTATCCAGTGTCTGGGTTAGAAAGAAAGCCCTCTGAACTCTTTTTGTCAAGGCTGGATACTGATGAGTGGGATACTTTTCTACTCTCACCTCAACTGCTGTTCCCCTGACACTTGAGAACAGTTCAGTTTCCCTTTTTAGGCAGGCTCAAAAGTTTGAGACTCCTTCTGAAGCTGATGACAGGGAGGTGCTCACACCGGCCGAGAAATCATTGATCATAAGACTGAACTTGTGAGTTTTGCCTTCCCTGATGCTTGAAATGcttctaaaaatgaaattgcaaTAGGCCAAGAGAAAGATGATCCCAGTTAGACATCCTGGATGCAGTCCTAGGAGGTTTGTTTTACTGTCTGTCATAGGTATTTCTCAGACTGGTTGCCTGGAATAAACAAGATTATGGACTTGAAAGCATGTTCAAAGCTCAGTTCATTCTCTTAAACACAAGTTTGTGTTATCTCCCAGGCCATATTGGAATGATACTGTCAGCTTCTTAAATGCCAGTGATATTCTCCTGGTGTCTTAGCACAGCTGCAGGGGGAGTTGGTTCTGCAGGGTGTGCAGGGCTACTCTCCTAAGCTGTTTCTCCCCTTTTATCATTTGAGTATAACGAGGAGAGGGAgtgctggaagctgctgttATCTCTGCTATAAAgtgttttctctgattttcaaTGTAAGCATGCAAATGAAGGAACTGCAGGAACCTGCATTTCTCAGGTGCTCTCTCTGCTTTTTAGAATGAAActgtcttttctgcttttgtgagCACAGTCTCTCATTTTGGTTATTTTCAGATCCAGAAGTGGTTACATTTCCTGCAGGAGCCTCCCTGATTAACTTGCATCCTAATCTCTGTTCTCCCTTCCTGTTGCACACAGAGCAGGTGCCCCCTCAGGGCTATGTCACCTTCAGCAACGATGGCAGCTGTGCGTCAGGTGTCATCCGGTACAGGGACGTCACCTCCCCGATCAACGAGCTGGAcgtggacagcagcagcagcaggggtaAGTCACGGTCTCAGAAATGGCCCAGCTTGCAGTGCACACCTGGGTGTGAGTCCAGGCCTTGGCTTCCTTTCCCACTAAGATGCTGAGATTGGCATGTCTCTCTTGAGGGAAGGCTGGGATGGTTTAGCTGCAGAAGATAAAGCTCAGTGTGGTAATTTCATCAGTTTGTACAAATAGTCTGAAGGAGGGTGGGAACAAGACAGAGCATGGGTGTTTCCAGAAGTGTCTCTGGTGGTAAACAGACTTGGGGAAAGATGAGTGCTGGGGATCAGATGTGAAATCTCTGCCTCAGGGTCATCTTGTATCCTGAGTACTGCACATGAAGCCTTGCTCTGAATCTTGCCTTCCTTTACATCTCCGAGAGGTTTTGCTGGTAATTGTGTAACAAAACCAGAATGTAATGAAGTTgtacttcagtatttttttcttattcctttCCAGAGGATAGTGCTTTGTCCAGCAACAGCTTGGGAAccatcaggagcagcagcagcagcagtgaatgCCTAATTAGAATCCCAGGAGTCAGCAGTGAAGGCTCCTTGGAAAGCAATGaggtggattttcttttctctgccttcagCTTGGGCAGTGCTTTCACCCTTGGGAGACTCTACTCCCATGGGAGCCTGTAGGACCAGGCTGGGTGAGGAAATGCTCTTCCAGGGACAGGAAGACcaaggaaggggaagaggtTGGAGGTTACTCACAGCTCACATGGGTcaaggcagctctggggctgcagtATAAAAGGGCCTTTAGGTCTTAGAGGAGCCTGCACTTGTTAAGCCCCCTGATCCTGACATCTCTGCACAATCATCCTTTCCATTCTGtgggtgttttttcttttccaggactCTGACCACACCAACAGCCCCCCGAGTCGGAAACAAGCCAAGAGCTTTAAGGGCAAGACCCGCTACAGCAACAGTGACAGCCAGTGGAGCCACTgcctggggaaggctgggggctgctgccagcacctggTCCTTCCTGAGCCCCCGGCCTACACAGGGCCCCAGGTAACCACAGACTTGTCCTGCAGGCTCTGTCCCTGAACCAGGTGTGGGAGGCTTTTCCGAGGTTACCAAAACACCTTGTATTCCAAACTTAAATGCTTGTGAAACAGCAATTTCTTGTAGAGAAGGTGTTTGCTGTTGCTTGGAGGGGTTTCCTAGACCCTTCAGGCCTGTGGGTGGGCTATCAAACCTGGCAGTGGGGTGGGCTGAGGTAGCTGATTCTGTGTCATTCTGCTCTGCACTTGTTAGAAGAGGCATGGCTGCAGCAGAGACCAGTCCTGGTGTGTGATTGTGGAGAAGGGCAGGGAGCCACGGGAAGTTGTGGTTGCTGCTGGAACCCAGAAAGGTGTTACAACAGCATGAGGAAGCAAATATTTACGATTAGGAGGACTGGTGATGTTTTTGTTGAGAGGGTGTAAATAAGTTTGTTTTGTCTGGGCTGCAGGACCTGGCAACATTCCTTGAGGAGATTGGGTGCCTGAAGTACCTGCAGGTGTTTGAGGAGCAAGACGTGGACCTCCGGATCTTCCTGACCCTCACAGAGAGTGACCTGAAGGAAATAGGCATCACGTGAGTGTCTGTCCTGCCCGTCCCAGCTTCCCCCTACAAACCATGTCCAGCCTGGTCAGGAAGGTTTAGCTGGGGAGTGCTGCTCTCTTCTGGCTGCCTCCCACACAATTTGACATCCCCATGTCCTCGGCTGTAACACGCTCCTGCTTCTGGAGGTACCTTGGAGAGACCAGGACACTGCAGAGGTCCTCATGGCATCCTGTTGGGCTCAGGGACAGGTGGTGCAGGGCTTGACCCATGTTGGTTCCATCCTCCCAGGCTGTTTGGCCCCAAGAGGAAGATGACCTCGGCCATCGCGCGCTGGCACAGCAGCGCCCGCCCGCCCAGCGACGCGCTGGAGTTGGCCTACGCCGATCGACTGGAGGCAGAGATGCAGGAATTGGCCATCCAGCTGCACAAGGtgaggctgctgccagctcctcagGTCCCTTCACCCTGCAGGAAGTGatcagtgctgtgtttttgtTGTGCCTCTGGTTTTTCCTTCATCTCAAGCCACGACTTATAGTGGACGCAGTTGGTGTACAAACAGCACAAATACAACTTACCCACTCCTCATCCTTGGTGCTCCTTTGTGTCTGTTTCCCATCCAGCTGAGAGCTATaggagccaggagcaggaatcAAATCCCTactccttcccagcagggtcATGTTTATGGTGAAGTGATGCAGCCATCAGTGAAACTTGTGTTGTTTTGGGAAATTTGGACTCATAAGTAACTTTGTAAAcagagaggaaggggaaattGTGACTGTGGGGCTGGGCTTAGTGTGGAGAGACCCTGTACTCAGTGTACAAGCTTCATCCAGCTTCCTTTCCTACTGGAAAGGAACATCCTGGCTGCTTAAGGCATTAAAATAGCAGGGACTTGAGAGATGTTCAGTGCTCCCACCTGATCCCTGgtgtgctctgctgcagaggtgTGAAGAGGTGCAGGTGATGAAGGGCCAGGTGTGCCAGGAGCAGAAGCTGCGTGCAGTGGCTGAGAGCTGTTTGATGGAGCGGGATGAGACCTGGAATGCCATCCAGTGCCAGCTCAGAGAGGCTCAGGCCATCACCAAGGATGCTGGAGTCCTGCTGGATCAGATCAAGTAAGTCATTCCCAGGAAGTGACACTGAGACTGCTGGGAAATGGGGTCTGGGGTCATACTGGCAGCCTTACAGGTGATGCTCAGGGTAAGGCAGGAGAGCTCACCTGGCACCTGAACACATTTGGATCCTGCCTGCCTTTCCCTAGTGAAAAGCCACAGCCATGGGAGCACATGTGACGTTTTGGTCAGATGCATGAACTGGAAGTGGCCTttttgggggtgctgggtgTTCCTGTTTCAACTAGAAGCAACCAAAAGGCTGAGGGTGTGCCTACCCAGGGTAAGACTTGGTGATCAGGACCTTTTTGAAtacaaaaaggaatttttagtCCATACCCTGCCAAAGGATGTGCAGTAACTCACAagtgaagaatatttttcttgcaaCTCTGTGACAGCTGGCAGAATAATCTGAATACCCTCCTGACACTCCTTTTACtgcctttgtgctgcttttctctgtgccCCAGTTGGACTCCTGTCATGGGCCTTGTTCTGTCCAGTGATACAATAGGGACATCCCTGAAAGTGGCATAAATCCTGCTGCTTATGGATCCTAGCCCAAGGGAGTAGGGTCTGCTGGCTGCCAAGCCAGGGCGAGCTGAAGTAGGATCCAGAAGCTTAGCAGAGCAATATTCCCACTGCAAGGGGCAGAGCCTGGCTTTTCCCCCTGACTgaggagctgaggctgctgtAGAAGGGCCCTGCCATGCTCTGAATGTACACTGCTTGAATTGGTGGGATGATGATGACAGCCTGAGAACCTGGGTGCCCCTCATGCCTGTCCTGAGGTCGTTTCCTTTGCCCATTAGAAACCTTGGATTGGGCCTGATTCTCCCACAGACCAACACAGCCCCTGGCTTGGGCTTCCTGCTGCTCACCCCAGCCCCTCCTTGTCTTGTccccccacagctcctctgtgcacagggcagagctggctgtggctgcagatggggagcagtggcagggagctgagcagtgCCAACACCCCAGGCTTGGGCTGAGGCACCACTTCCTCCTCCCGGGAAGCAGCAAGGAGCAGGTTGTACCCCAGGGCCTTAGAGGTGCTGCCCGGGCACCCCATGCAGGTACTGCAGGCTGTAGGAGTGTGCAGTGTCACTGCCAGCGTGTCCCTGGGTCCTGCTGATGGCTTTGGTGTGGtttggcaggagctgccaggcagagctgtcatCCCGGCTGGCCCCGGAGCGGGCGGGCGATGGAGCGCCGGACACGCGggagcagcacggcaccggGGAGAGCCAGCGGCCCGGGGAGCGCCCAGGTGAGCACCAGGAGAGTCCTGGGCAAACCCCTGCTTGTCTTCCCTTGCTGAAAGTCAGGCAGTTGGGAATGGGTGAGCAGCCAGACTCTTAGAGTAAGTTGAATTCTTGCTCAGGAGAAGCATTTAAAGCTCTCAGGGCATTTGGAGTGGAACTTGCAGTTTCTCAGTTaagttttggggtctggcaggCATTTGTGGCTAAAAATGCAGAGCTGTAGCACAGgccccagtgacagctctgtTTCAGGGACTTGTGGCTGCAACTTTGGGTTTGTTACCACCCTGTGCACTGGAGCAGGAGAGTTGGTTGGTTCCCTAACCCAGTATGGGGATTTTGCTGTTGGATCCATGGGACAAACCTCTGTGGCTGGGCAGGCCTGACCCAGCAGCCCCTTATCCCTAGGAGTTGATAAatgatccctggaagtgctcaaggccaggttgaagggaacttggagcaacctggtctagtgaaagatgtcccctatccatggcaggggatgggctttaaggccctttccaacctaaatcattccatgattatGAGACTCTCTGATCTTGCTGCCTGTGATATGCTCCTAGTGACCTGTTCTTTGCTGCCTGTGTCTTAGAAGTGAGACAAGCAGAGATGCTCTTGATTTCTGTCCACTACACTTAATCCCTTTGAGATTCTCTTAATAAACAACCCAGCCAGTCTAAAAATGTAAATTCCTAAGTGGTAGAATTGCTAGAAAACTCCTCAGTttggcacaggcagctccagctctcttCCTGTGTGATTCAGAGGCCCTAACTGGAATCCCTTTGGCTGAGGGTGCTTCCCAGCAACACCAGCCCCTTGTGTGCTCTgtcccagagagctgctgaTGGATTAactgtgtccctgtccttgcAGTGCTGGAAGGGTGGCCACCTTCCCTGAAGTCCCTGAGCTTGCGTGAGCtgtcagctgtgctggaggagtgTGTGGGAGAGATGGGTAAGGTGGGAAGGACTCTGGGCATGTGGAAGGACTGTTGTGCTGGGGGAGGCATGGCTGGGTGGGGTTTGGTGGTTTGGAGCGGTTGCTGGGAGAGACCCCACAATCCCTGCTCATTCAGGGAAGTCTCCAGGCTCTGGAGTTGGTGCTGTTCTTGCTGCAGATCTTGGGCTCTGCACCATCCCCTGGTGACAGGTCCAGGCTGAGAGGTGGGGGGTGGTCCCTGCATCTCCTGCTCAGTGGtgagagctgctggggaagTGGTTCCCTAATCCTGTGTCCTGTTCTCCTGGTGACAGAAAATTGTCCCAGCAACTTGCAGACAGTAGAGACACCCCTGTTCTCAGAGCaggaaggcagcacagcagtggctgAGTGCAGCCTGTTCTTTCCTGCTTCCTGGCCTCTTCctaatgctgcttttttccctttggtttgtCCTCAGGAAAAGCTCTGCAGACTGTGACTCAAAACCTCCAAAGGCTCCAAGCCCTGGGGCAGAGCGGGCAGAGCTGGCCAAAGCCATAACCAACCCGGGAGGGTGAGTGGGACCAACTGCCCTGCCCAGTCCCAGGCTGTGGCACTGAGGGGACACCATCCCTCACTGCCACGTGCCCAGAGCTCGCTCAGAGCCCACACACCAAGGCTGGGCTCTCACTCATCCTTGTGTGCCCTCTGGTTGGTTCTCCCTTTGGAAAATCTGTAGCCCCCTTGTCCCTTTGTCCCAGCAGAGGGTGACTGTCCCCTTTCTCCTGGTGGCTGCAGGAATACTGACGTCGGGTGACTCTTCCACCCGGAAGCTGAGTGTGCCTGAGAAAGGGAGCACGGGGCCGTGCTGGCAGCACCGCGGCTCTGCCGAGGGccactgcagctggcagggcacCGAGGAGGCCGTGGCCACCAGAGAACACAGCTGGGAGGACGAGGGACAGCAGAGGACAACAACCAGCTGCTCTTGGGGCCTGACTCAAGGCTCCCAGGATCTTTGTTTGAAAGGTTTAGGTTTGGAGGAGAAGCTCCAAGCCTCGAAGTTTTGTCTGCCTTAAGCTTCCTGCAGCCCTTGTTGTTCAGGTCTGAGTGGTGGTAGCAAGGTGACAATTGCACACAGCAATCAATTCATTATCCTTTTCTGCATCCCAAGCTCCCCAGGGCCTCTGAAACGTGTCCCTGGCTCCTTCTGTGCCATGGGGATTGGCCCAGAGAATGGATCTGAGGCCATAAAAAAGGTAGTTTGTTGTGGAGGGGTGAAGGGAGTGGAGTTTGTGATGTTTGGCTCTTTAAGCTGCAGTGGAGCTCAAACTGCAGCCCTGTTCCTAGTTGGAATGTCTGTTCTACTGCCACCCCAGATCTGGGTTTCAAAGCCTGTTCCTCCAACCAGCCCACTCTGGTTCACTTTGGGTTCTTGCTGTCCTCAGGAGCTGGGTGTGATCACATTGGTGGTTTAGGAATGGCATTCACTGAAACACTCCCAACTCACCCACTCCCCCTCCTCACCTCCTCTCCCCTGgggtgggatggagaggagaactggaggcacaaaaggtgaAGATCACTGgtagaaataaaagcattttactggaaacagcagtgaGATAAggaacagtaacagcaacaacagTAATAACAAACGTGTACCGGAGAGGTCCTGGTCCTGCAGAAATGaaccctgtcctggccagaACCAGGACGTCACTGTTACTCCATGCCCAAGAGCTTGGCTTTGTGGTCAGTGCTCTGTGGCAGAGGTCATTGGCCTGGTTTGCCAGGGCCAAGATCCCAGCAAGGCAGGGATGCCctggaaagagaggagagagagaaggaagagctgGGACTGTTGAGATTCCCATGCCTCTGGCAAGCAGGGGAGTgccaaggcagcagagcaggaagaggGATAGCTCTGTGCCCCATGGGAGGTGGGCAAAGGAACCACAGCCCAGGTAGAGCTGTGGCTTTGCTCCTCACTACTGCCTGCCTTTGATGTGCAGGCTTTAGTGCTGGGAAAGAGTTCGGCCAGGGCATTCATGGGTGGGCATTGCCAAGGACAGGCAGTGCAGGAAGAGGAGGCTGCCCTATCCCTGGGAGTGAGTGAGAGTGCCAGGGACCTTGGTGTAGAGTGGTTTCCAGTGACTCTGTGTTCCCATTTACTCCTGAATCCTGTAAGGGGGGAAAAACACAACAATCAAAATCTGAagtgatttttcaaaatttgaagTGAGTGATGACCTTGCTGAATCATAGTACGTCCCTTTGGGAAGAGGATGGAACTGTGTGTTCCTTCTGGTA
Encoded here:
- the ANKS3 gene encoding ankyrin repeat and SAM domain-containing protein 3, whose amino-acid sequence is MPCAGGTSSGGGAHRGAVYWNPRVLYSKRKLPAKSSLQQLFFWAEESIKVEGRMSELSDEASESELLSRSLSMWHGVGPVLCREELDVPLDLHTASSVGQYQVVQECIQRGDLDLNQRNCGGWTPLMYASYIGHDNIVHLLLEAGVNVNIPTPEGQTPLMLASSCGNESVAYFLLQQGAELEMKDIHGWTALFHCTSAGHQQMVKFLLENGANANCKEPVYGYTPLMEAAASGHEIIVQYLLNHGVKADVRDNTGATARTLAMKYGHTKIVGLIDLHAAPVPKVFCRGPGNYEELSSSDESYSAPQRQRPARRTKGPSIHEGPQALAKITAIGMGTWKQSCYEQVPPQGYVTFSNDGSCASGVIRYRDVTSPINELDVDSSSSREDSALSSNSLGTIRSSSSSSECLIRIPGVSSEGSLESNEDSDHTNSPPSRKQAKSFKGKTRYSNSDSQWSHCLGKAGGCCQHLVLPEPPAYTGPQDLATFLEEIGCLKYLQVFEEQDVDLRIFLTLTESDLKEIGITLFGPKRKMTSAIARWHSSARPPSDALELAYADRLEAEMQELAIQLHKRCEEVQVMKGQVCQEQKLRAVAESCLMERDETWNAIQCQLREAQAITKDAGVLLDQIKSCQAELSSRLAPERAGDGAPDTREQHGTGESQRPGERPVLEGWPPSLKSLSLRELSAVLEECVGEMGKALQTVTQNLQRLQALGQSGQSWPKP